In one Fusarium falciforme chromosome 5, complete sequence genomic region, the following are encoded:
- a CDS encoding Cytochrome b5 heme-binding domain-containing protein, with protein sequence MAETYTTAEVGKHKDEANGFWLIVENDVYDVTKFLEEHPGGAKILKRWSGKNATKAFWKYHNEGVLKKYGKDLKIGAVGESAKL encoded by the exons ATGGCCGAGACTTATACTACCGCCGAGGTGGGCAAGCACAAGGATGAGGCCAACGGCTTCTGGCTCATTGTCGAGAATGACGTTTACGACGTGACAA AGTTCCTGGAGGAGCACCCTGGCGGCGCAAAGATCCTCAAGCGCTGGTCCGGCAAGAACGCCACCAAGGCCTTCTGGAAGTATCATAACGAGGGCGTCTTGAAGAAGTACGGCAAGGACCTCAAGATTGGTGCCGTCGGAGAGAGCGCCAAGTTGTAA
- a CDS encoding Peptidase-M48 domain-containing protein, whose amino-acid sequence MSAACPHRLLARSTPILLLSRRSAVLVPRTAAPCLLRHRLFSKCPPRLLQQRHDKDPYDRLREARPLVPDPMARKFTQAGSSRNSRLMVVATVLAAVGFYLFNSQTVPITGRRRFNFLSDTVVARVYSKAVKETIEQVRAQGGHFLSDWDPRTRLVKRVMSRLIPVSGMADLNWEIFVIADSRTANAFVLPGGKVFVHSGILNVCRNEDAVAAVLGHEIAHNTASHAAERLSAAWVGNLTAGSLFFLAGALPGLALFGLWNVVGGYYLQDLLFYLPMGRRQESEADYIGLMMMAEACYDPREAVGFWQRMDSLSRMGGQPGQEVPEMLSTHPSNENRIAKISEWMPKAMEKREESDCRGTAAFADRFRQAMRRGVTTIII is encoded by the exons ATGTCTGCCGCCTGTCCTCATCGTCTGCTCGCGCGGTCGACGCCGATACTGCTGCTCAGCCGTCGCTCCGCCGTCCTCGTCCCACGAACCGCTGCGCCCTGCCTCTTGCGACACCGTCTGTTCTCGAAATGCCCTCCTCGACTCTTGCAGCAGCGACATGACAAGGACCCCTACGATCGCCTGCGAGAGGCGCGGCCACTGGTGCCGGACCCAATGGCCCGCAAGTTCACCCAGGCGGGCAGCAGCCGCAACTCGCGGTTGATGGTGGTAGCCACGGTCCTGGCCGCCGTGGGGTTCTACCTCTTCAACTCGCAGACGGTGCCCATCACCGGGCGACGGCGGTTCAACTTTCTGTCCGACACGGTGGTGGCACGCGTGTACTCTaaggccgtcaaggagacGATTGAGCAGGTCAGGGCACAGGGAGGTCACTTTCTGTCCGACTGGGACCCGCGGACGAGGCTGGTCAAGAGGGTCATGAGCCGCTTGATCCCCGTGAGCGGAATGGCGGACCTGAACTGGGAGATTTTTGTCATTGCTGACAGCA GAACGGCCAATGCCTTTGTCCTACCTGGAGGCAAGGTGTTTGTGCACAGCGGAATCCTCAACGTCTGCCGCAACGAGGACGCCGTCGCCGCAGTCCTCGGGCACGAGATCGCACATAACACGGCATCGCATGCTGCGGAGAGACTGTCGGCGGCGTGGGTAGGAAATCTGACAGCGGGGAGTTTGTTCTTCCTTGCGGGAGCGCTCCCTGGGCTGGCGCTGTTTGGCCTCTGGAACGTAGTCGGTGGTTACTATTTGCAAGACCTGCTCTTCTACCTTCCAATGGGTCGGAGACAGGAGAGTGAGGCTGACTACATTGGCctcatgatgatggctgaGGCGTGCTACGACCCCAGAGAGGCAGTGGGTTTCTGGCAGAGGATGGATTCGCTATCGCGAATGGGTGGCCAACCCGGACAGGAAGTGCCAGAGATGCTTAGCACGCATCCTTCG AACGAGAACCGGATCGCCAAGATTAGCGAGTGGATGcccaaggccatggagaagcgAGAGGAGAGTGATTGCCGAGGGACGGCGGCGTTTGCGGACCGGTTTCGACAGGCGATGCGACGAGGCGTCACGACGATTATTATATGA
- a CDS encoding Cupin-5 domain-containing protein, with translation MGEYIPEEPDLGALKPSFTGSPEPESPGTNALIRTLSLIPHMEGGYFQQTDEDPTTIPSPYPSEALSAQTTALAGPPREGFDINTRRLSTTIFYLLTPCRPQGNFHRNRSRVIHTLHRGRGRYVLIHPDGRVETFVVGHAVEQGERIQWVVEGNVWKASYLLPSKATAGETQHGEGLLISETVVPGFEYCDHEFLSKQAMKRLLPEDQARELDWLVRESDDKPQNSTDPELPVGSDEGTRIAESIPEIKTMAPDGHGVEPLSVGSA, from the coding sequence ATGGGAGAGTACATCCCTGAAGAGCCCGATTTGGGCGCTCTCAAGCCCTCCTTCACCGGCTCTCCTGAGCCCGAGAGTCCCGGGACCAACGCCCTCATTCGCACCCTCTCCTTGATTCCTCACATGGAGGGTGGATATTTCCAGCAAACGGACGAAGATCCCACCACTATTCCCTCGCCGTATCCGTCCGAAGCCCTCTCTGCTCAGACAACAGCCCTTGCTGGTCCTCCTCGTGAAGGCTTCGACATCAACACCCGTCGTCTCTCCACCACGATCTTCTACCTCCTCACCCCCTGTCGTCCTCAGGGGAACTTCCACCGAAACCGCAGCCGTGTCATCCACACACTTCACCGTGGCCGTGGTCGCTATGTCCTTATTCACCCCGATGGTCGTGTCGAGACCTTTGTCGTCGGCCATGCCGTCGAGCAAGGGGAGCGCATCCAGTGGGTTGTCGAGGGCAACGTCTGGAAGGCAAGCTATCTACTGCCCAGCAAGGCGACCGCTGGTGAAACGCAGCATGGAGAAGGCCTTCTCATTTCAGAGACTGTTGTCCCGGGTTTTGAGTACTGCGACCATGAGTTCCTTTCCAAACAGGCCATGAAGAGGCTGCTGCCAGAAGATCAAGCTCGAGAGCTAGATTGGCTTGTCAGAGAGTCTGATGACAAACCTCAGAACTCGACTGACCCCGAGTTGCCTGTCGGTTCAGATGAGGGTACCAGGATAGCCGAATCCATCCCCGAGATCAAGACCATGGCTCCTGATGGGCATGGTGTCGAGCCCCTTTCAGTCGGAAGTGCGTGA